The following is a genomic window from Desulfitibacter sp. BRH_c19.
TGTAACAATAAAAGCATCACTACCAGCAAGCTCGCTTACTAATTCCTCACTATTTTTATTTACTAAAAGAGCTCCATCTATAAACACTCTACCTTCTAATGCATAGTATTTAAGAAGTCTGTTCTCTTCATTTTTAATTAGATTACTTAACTCAACTTCCAATTTGCGCAGATTAAATATGAATTGCTCATATGCTTCATCTCCGTAGCTCCCTATGTAAAAGCTATAGCTAGCTTTAATCTTTAATAGCTTATAAAGTTTTTCGTTAAACTGCCACCTTATTTGAGTATTAGAAAACCAACTTGTATTTTCCATTAAGTCTGCAACTCTTTTTGCTATGAACAAAAATTTATTTAAGTTAAATAACATTGGGGAATTTAATATTGCTTTACCTTCTAAGTATTCAATTACTAAATCCACAGAAACTATCTGCATTAAACTATCCTTTATTTCTTCAAACCTTGACTTTGGCACCTCCTTAAGATAAGTAATAGCAGCTTTTAATTCTTCAAATTCCTGCTTTAGCAACTCTTCTTTATCAGCAGGATATGGCGCTAAATTTTCTTTAATCTTATCTCCATAGGGAGTTGCTGTTGCAAATAAATTCAAAATATCATTTTTTCTCAGGTTCTCTTTAGTATCTCTTATATAATATGCCAGAGTAAATCCCTCCATTTAGACATTAAATACACCCTAGCTTCAGATTGTTCTGAACTTTAACCCTTTCCTTTATGTTCATAGCAACATCTACTACAGTTGTGTCTCCTATGCTCTCGGAAAGTCTCTTAGCAAATTCCTCCGGAGGAAAAGTATCTCCTTTATGAGAAGTAGAATTACATGTAAGCGCTATTAAATTAATAGGTTTAGTTACACTAATATTCCCATGGTACTTCAAGTACTTTTCCCATGTTAGATGATCAACTAAAATGTTAGATCCATTCTTTATAATTAAGGTAGTATTTTGAAGCGACCACTTATTAGAGATAAAGAATTTTAGTAATCCATCAACAACTGCTCCATTAATATAAACATAATTAATCTTTTGTTTATTTAAAAAACTAAACAGTTGTTTTTCATAGCTTAGAGATTCTTTACCCATAGTTACAACTAAACCTTCCTGACCAATTATTAAAGGTGATTGGGAGCTTTCTATTACTTCATTTATATTTAAAAAACTCATATTGTGCTTTATGGTTGGAAGGGTGAGCTGTTGAACCCTAGCAGTAGTTCTGCGAATTACTTGCTCCATACTTGGGTGAAGTGAAGCACCAGTAGCCAAAATAGTGCAATCAGTAACCTCTGGTGCTGAAGAACTAACCCTATCTAAAGCGCCATCAACTATTATTAGTCTAGCACCATATGCTTTCATTAACTTGATGATGTGCCTCATTTTCCGGGATGATGGTGTAGTAGCAATTTCCACATAACCGGATCCTTTTGCTTTGGTAATATATATTTGTCCAAGTGAGCTAGAATAACCAGTATCCTCTAATATTTCCAAAGGAAAATTATTTTGAATTATTGTTTCCATAGCTACTGCAGCTATGGTTCCTCTTTCTATCCAAATTCTTGGCTTGTCACAAGCAAAAATTAAATCCTTCTTCTCACCATCTCTCCCTAGTGAAGCTATGCCAATAGGGTAGTCATTCTGAAAGCATTCTTTAAGCAAATAATTAAAAGCTGTTGTTTTTCCCACATTTTTGGCCATACCAATAAAAGATATTGACTGATAACCTTTTTTTGTAATGGCATCTAAAAACATAACCAGACAACACCTTTCGGTCATTCCTCTTACTACTATCATACTTGTTGACCTATAGATTTGACATATGCAGATTAGCAGAAAAAAAGATTGGTCCATTTATACAATATGTATAAATGGGCCAATCTCACAAGAAAAGCTGCAAGCAAATACCAAAAAGAAGATAATAATTCATCTAAAATTGTCAAATAAATTTATACTAGACAACCACCTTCAGGCTTTACAGTTACTGAAACGGGGTCACCTGTTAATGGGTAACCCGAGTTTTTACTCCATCTGAAGGTTAGAAACCGTTATCCAGGGACATAGCACCGCTTATCTCCCCCTTATAGAAGATGGGAGTCTTAGCGGTGATAGTCATCGGATAAAACAAAACTTAGCTTACGCCAGTAGTTCTAGCATTGTGTCTTTCGCAATGCGTAGAAATACCAGTGCAAAGCCGCCAGTAGTTCTAGCATTGTGTCTTTCGCAATGCGTAGAAATACCAGTGCTATAGTGCGCCAAGTCCTTAGACGCAAGCTGAAGCCTTAGTCTTTGTGAATACTATTTACCTTGTTTGAACTTATACTTCTTTCTGTTAGTATAAAAAAGACTGCCCCTTTGGAACAGTCCATTACAAACATATATTATTAACCTAATAGTGCTAAAGCTTTTGTAACCGCTTCCGCTGCATCTTCAGCATATGCATTGGCACCTATTCTATCTGCCCAGCGTTGCGTGCACGGTGCTCCACCGACCATTGTTTTAAATCTATCTTTAAGTCCTTCTTTTTTAAGAACTCCCTCTAATTTCTTCTGTTCTGGCATTGTTGTAGTAAGAAGGGCACTTGTACCAATAATATTAACATCATGCTCTACTGCTTTTTCAATAATTGTGCTGACAGGTATTTCGCGACCTAAGTCAATAACTTCAATACCCTGTGCTTTAACTAGGGAAACCACTATGCCTTTACCAATATCATGTACATCCCCTTCAACAGTAGCAATGAGCATTTTACCCTTATTTTTTCTTGCCTTTGCTTCAATAGCTTCCTCTAAGACAACAGAGGCTTCCTTCATAACCTGAGAAGCAGAAATCAACTCCGGTAGGAATAATTCACCTCTACCAAAAAGATCACCTACTTGCCTAATGCCATCACTAAAACCCTCACTTAGTACTTCTACGGGATCCAATCCTTCAGCTAATGCTTGTCTTGCAACCTCAACTGCTTTCTTGGGATCGCATTTCAAGATAGCCTCTCTTGCCTGATTAAGAATTAATTCTTTACTCACACATTCTCCCCCTTACAATTTCTATAAGTCTATAGGCTTCTGGACTTAAACGCACCACGTTGGGGACATTCCTCACATAGTATAGCTCTATTTAGAGGTGTATCCCCTTACCTTGATAGTCCAGACTTTGCCATAAAGCGCTCTACTGAATTAATTTTAATATCCAAAGCTTTTGCAATACGCATTTTTGCTTCCATTCCTCTAGCAATACCAGTTACAGGAATAGTGCGACCAATATCAAGGTCTTCTCTTATCTCCTGCATAGTATAACAGTCGCTAAGTTCAATAGGATCAACACCTAGTTTTTCTGCAACGTACTTTTTAGCCTCATTTATTTTCATGCTCTTGGATAGTTGCATCCGTAATACCAGATCTCCGGCAGTACGAATTCCGCCCATACCAACAGCAACTTCATGAGTAGCCTCTAAGCCGAAGGGATCGCCTACGCCTATCTACAACCCATCAGCCTTACCAATCTCCACAATAGCTTTATCTGCCCTGGAAACCGCATCTACCGGAGGAACCTCAGTCATGGGGATCGCTCCAACACCCATACCAACGTTCACATGTACAGGAATATTTGCAACTTCTGTGCAGGCCTTTACAAATGTAACCGTACGTGCAATATTCCATGGGAAACTCATATTACTGTTTGTATTAACCACAAGACCAAAAATATTTGCTCCTGCTTTTTCTGCTAATTTAACTTGTTTATGAGGGTAGAGCCCAGCCAAACGCACACCATCATACTCTAGTTGGCCATGCATACCCAAGTTAAACTCTCCAGCCATTCCCATTTCTATACCCAAATCAGGATACTTTTGTTTTATTATTTCAATTGCTTTTAATGCGGCTAAAACATCTGCATCACCTGAAGCACCACATGTATCAAAGTTCATTCCATCAGCACCGGCTTCATACATTCCACCGGCTATATATACCATGTCTCTTACTGCATGTTCCACCGCTTCTTCCTGTGCTGCCCTTGCCTCAGAAATTTTGCCTTCTGGTAATAGCTCTGCCCAGTTATCAACAGGTCCGTCTGGTTTAGTATATAATCCCAGATTTGGCATTGACCCATATAAAACAGGCATTACGCTATTTAATTGAGCAAGCTCCATGACTGCAGCTTCATTATGCATGACTGATTTAACTGCCTTATAACTATAGTCAATATGTCCAATGTCAAGAGAATCGGCTCCCAAAACCTTTTCATGTATTAAAACAGCAGTTGATCGATCAATAGCAATATTTGCATGGTAGGAAATTTTGCAGCCACCTGAGTCTGATGTTGTAACAACTTCACTACCCCTTTCCACACCTACAACATTACCGGGCATGGTAATAATTTCAAATAAATGATCTAATTCCTCTTGAGTCAATTCAGGTATTTTACCACGATCAGCAGCATCTTTTGTACCTTCTTCAAGGTCACAGCGGATGTCATCTGCAGTTAAATAAATCCCTGAACCATCACCCATTCGGGTAAAGTATTTACCCATATGCTTCTCCCTCCTTAAGTTGAAATTGTATTAAATACTTGTACACCAAAAAGACTAAATAGAAACTCCTATACAATCTCTTTAATGATATCTAAAATTGCAGAGAATAACAAGAGTTTTCCTATACTCCCACTTATATGGTACTATTTTCTAACTAACTTTTACATATGCAAAGTATAAGAAAAAGACAAGCTACCTTTATACACTCTGTATAAAGGTAGCTTGTTAACTATTTCAATCTACATCAAACATGGGAGTTGAAAGATACCTTTCTCCAGTATCTGGGAGGATAACCACTATTATCTTATCTCTATTTTCATCTCTTTTGGCAATCTGTAGGGCTGCATATAGATTTGCACCTGATGAAATTCCAGTTAAAACGCCTTCCTCATTAGCTAATCTTTGAGCCGTTTCAAAAGCTTCTTCTGTTTTTACTTTAATTATTTCATCCAGTATATCCATATTTAACACTTCAGGAATAAATCCAGCACCTATTCCCTGAATTTTATGAGGCCCTGGCTTTCCTCCAGATAATACCGGGGAGTCATATGGTTCAACTGCAATAATCTTGACTGATTCTTTTTTAGACTTTAAAATCTCACCGACTCCAGAAATGGAACCTCCTGTACCTACCCCTGCTACAAAAATATCTACCTTGCCTTCTGTGTCTTCCCAGATTTCCATGGCTGTGGTTTCCCTATGTACTTGGGGGTTAGCTTTGTTAATAAACTGTTGTGGCATAAAGCTTTTTTCTGTCTGTGAGACTAATTCCTCTGCCTTTTTTATTGCTCCCTTCATTCCCTCAGCACCAGGAGTTAATACAATTTCAGCTCCAAGGGCAACCATCAACTTTCTTCTTTCAATGCTCATGGTATCTGGCATAGTAAGTAGTAATTTATAGCCCTTTGCAGCTGCAACCATGGCTAACCCAACTCCTGTGTTTCCACTTGTTGGTTCAATAATCACGAAGCCCTTAGAGAGAGCACCCTCTTTCTCTGCAGTTTCTATCATACTTAGGGCTATTCGATCTTTGACACTACCACCTGGATTAAAAGCTTCTAATTTTGCTAGAACTTGGGCAACACCAGCACTATTCATTTTATTGATTCTCAATAGGGGTGTCTTACCTATAAAATCTGTTATTGAACTTGCTACCTTCATTTCTTAACCACCTCTTTAT
Proteins encoded in this region:
- a CDS encoding dimethylamine corrinoid protein 3, which codes for MSKELILNQAREAILKCDPKKAVEVARQALAEGLDPVEVLSEGFSDGIRQVGDLFGRGELFLPELISASQVMKEASVVLEEAIEAKARKNKGKMLIATVEGDVHDIGKGIVVSLVKAQGIEVIDLGREIPVSTIIEKAVEHDVNIIGTSALLTTTMPEQKKLEGVLKKEGLKDRFKTMVGGAPCTQRWADRIGANAYAEDAAEAVTKALALLG
- a CDS encoding dimethylamine methyltransferase; translation: MGKYFTRMGDGSGIYLTADDIRCDLEEGTKDAADRGKIPELTQEELDHLFEIITMPGNVVGVERGSEVVTTSDSGGCKISYHANIAIDRSTAVLIHEKVLGADSLDIGHIDYSYKAVKSVMHNEAAVMELAQLNSVMPVLYGSMPNLGLYTKPDGPVDNWAELLPEGKISEARAAQEEAVEHAVRDMVYIAGGMYEAGADGMNFDTCGASGDADVLAALKAIEIIKQKYPDLGIEMGMAGEFNLGMHGQLEYDGVRLAGLYPHKQVKLAEKAGANIFGLVVNTNSNMSFPWNIARTVTFVKACTEVANIPVHVNVGMGVGAIPMTEVPPVDAVSRADKAIVEIGKADGL
- a CDS encoding dimethylamine methyltransferase, which translates into the protein MGGIRTAGDLVLRMQLSKSMKINEAKKYVAEKLGVDPIELSDCYTMQEIREDLDIGRTIPVTGIARGMEAKMRIAKALDIKINSVERFMAKSGLSR
- a CDS encoding cysteine synthase, giving the protein MKVASSITDFIGKTPLLRINKMNSAGVAQVLAKLEAFNPGGSVKDRIALSMIETAEKEGALSKGFVIIEPTSGNTGVGLAMVAAAKGYKLLLTMPDTMSIERRKLMVALGAEIVLTPGAEGMKGAIKKAEELVSQTEKSFMPQQFINKANPQVHRETTAMEIWEDTEGKVDIFVAGVGTGGSISGVGEILKSKKESVKIIAVEPYDSPVLSGGKPGPHKIQGIGAGFIPEVLNMDILDEIIKVKTEEAFETAQRLANEEGVLTGISSGANLYAALQIAKRDENRDKIIVVILPDTGERYLSTPMFDVD